The Solibacillus daqui genome has a segment encoding these proteins:
- the rarD gene encoding EamA family transporter RarD: MSQQKQGVLFAAGAYLMWGLIPLYWKQVQYVSSLEILAGRVIWSFVFTALFVLLIKQRKELMEDIRSLWGRKAQFWSLFIASLVISVNWGVYIWAVNNEQLLQASLGYYINPLISVLFGLIIFKEKLSGATIVAVIIAATGVAYQAILGGTIPWVSLTLALSFSIYGVLKKKIPLDATRGLAIETLFILPIAIVGYIYLMQTTDIAFLQVDMKTNLLLIGSGIITALPLVLFAKGAQKIPLYLLGFVQFLSPTMSLVIGIFVYKEPFTMTELFTFSCIWLAVLIFSAGKFIEVRKRKLI; this comes from the coding sequence ATGTCACAACAAAAACAAGGCGTCCTGTTTGCGGCAGGAGCCTATTTAATGTGGGGGCTTATCCCACTTTATTGGAAACAAGTGCAGTATGTTTCGAGTCTCGAAATTTTAGCGGGCCGTGTTATTTGGTCATTCGTTTTTACGGCGCTCTTTGTATTACTCATAAAACAGCGAAAGGAATTAATGGAGGATATTAGATCGCTCTGGGGGAGAAAAGCTCAGTTTTGGTCGCTCTTCATTGCATCACTAGTTATAAGTGTCAACTGGGGTGTATATATTTGGGCGGTTAACAATGAGCAATTGCTACAGGCGAGTCTTGGTTATTACATTAACCCGCTTATTTCTGTGCTCTTCGGTTTGATCATCTTTAAGGAAAAGCTATCAGGTGCAACGATTGTAGCTGTCATTATCGCAGCAACTGGCGTAGCATATCAAGCAATTTTGGGTGGGACGATTCCGTGGGTGTCCCTAACACTTGCGCTATCATTTTCAATTTATGGCGTGCTGAAAAAGAAAATTCCGCTAGATGCAACGCGAGGCTTGGCAATTGAAACACTCTTTATTTTACCAATCGCGATTGTAGGATATATTTACTTAATGCAGACGACCGATATTGCCTTTTTACAAGTGGATATGAAAACTAACTTATTATTAATAGGAAGTGGGATTATAACGGCATTACCACTTGTGCTTTTTGCAAAAGGAGCACAAAAAATTCCATTATATTTATTGGGCTTTGTGCAGTTTTTATCGCCAACGATGAGCTTAGTAATCGGAATCTTTGTTTATAAAGAGCCTTTTACAATGACGGAGCTCTTTACGTTTAGCTGTATTTGGCTTGCGGTCCTTATTTTTTCTGCTGGGAAATTTATCGAAGTGAGAAAGCGAAAATTAATCTAA
- a CDS encoding DUF1641 domain-containing protein: MSEMNNQVEKVSVTQEQLDVLDQLLKPEVQASLTTLVDNLPKLAEMTTLLTKAYDFATAVATDETLKSDTVAAVTEMASPVVDTAKSLAQTAIEAKDRAEVSSETVGVFGLLKMLKDPQVQGALRFANAFLAVAAEKKDK; encoded by the coding sequence ATGTCAGAAATGAATAATCAGGTAGAAAAAGTGTCTGTTACACAAGAACAATTAGACGTACTAGACCAACTATTAAAGCCAGAGGTACAAGCTTCGTTAACAACTTTAGTTGACAACTTACCTAAGTTAGCAGAAATGACAACTTTATTAACTAAGGCATATGATTTCGCGACTGCAGTAGCAACTGACGAAACATTAAAAAGTGATACAGTTGCAGCTGTAACAGAAATGGCTAGCCCAGTAGTAGATACGGCAAAATCTTTAGCTCAAACGGCTATCGAAGCAAAAGACCGTGCTGAAGTTTCAAGTGAAACAGTAGGTGTATTTGGTCTATTAAAAATGTTAAAAGACCCTCAAGTTCAAGGCGCATTACGTTTTGCTAATGCATTTTTAGCTGTAGCAGCTGAGAAAAAAGACAAATAA